A genomic stretch from Tribolium castaneum strain GA2 chromosome 6, icTriCast1.1, whole genome shotgun sequence includes:
- the LOC661943 gene encoding uncharacterized protein LOC661943 isoform X2: MRLYLFGALLCLALAQCLCNPIVTREGKSEQSVQTEGIKKEETTGVTSVEGPTTEAPKKLKETGRQSSDDDDDDDDDDDDLGLDIGDDDDDDDDADDDDDDDDYFDRFFDDILGGDDDDDDDDDDDTVAEDAPAPAPAEPVVAAASEQAAEEVAEEDTLEEHSAGDLENETNGAMQTPQMPAMYISKYNRFVDNIIGRINKILGKSYDPVRVKLQSNNDAKKKKTTPNKKTNKRKTNKKRTNTKRTAGMTNKMAEISIARSTESESREPAFILISKTSDSKPAVRNVPVQRATNTKKTTKRKNNKNSKNKTKATTGAKKPGPKARATLFGLSSIKRDGDVSVNMMPDHTTVKTNFILGPLTLRVEREMAKGAKREVKSATATTAEMHGRLNLRIVHGGAATLHSIRVLQPKQVRVESLDDHDKTKEFMWRKSPHIASLVSQKLVSAARSMLKPPPAA; the protein is encoded by the exons ATGCGGTTATACCTCTTCGGAGCGCTGCTATGCCTGGCCTTGGCCCAGTGCCTTTGCAACCCTATAGTGACACGTGAGGGGAAATCAGAACAGTCGGTCCAGACTGAAGGGATTAAAAAGGAGGAAACGACTGGTGTTACGAGTGTTGAGGGCCCAACCACCGAAGCCCCGAAGAAGTTGAAAGAGACTGGTCGCCAGTCGTCCGAtgacgacgacgatgatgacgacgacgacgacgatTTGGGCCTAGACATCGGCgacgacgacgatgatgacgacGACGCCGatgacgacgacgacgacgatGACTATTTCGACCGGTTCTTTGACGATATTCTCGGAG GTGACGATGATGATGACGACGACGATGACGACGACACCGTGGCCGAGGACGCGCCCGCGCCCGCTCCCGCCGAGCCCGTGGTTGCCGCAGCCAGCGAGCAAGCCGCCGAAGAGGTGGCCGAAGAGGACACTCTGGAGGAGCACTCCGCTGGGGATTTGGAAAACGAGACTAACG GTGCCATGCAAACCCCGCAAATGCCCGCCATGTACATTTCAAAGTACAACAGATTCGTCGATAACATAATCGGCCGTATTAACAAAATCCTCGGCAAGTCGTACGACCCCGTCCGTGTGAAACTCCAGTCAAACAACGACgccaaaaagaagaaaaccaCGCCGAACAAGAAGACCAACAAACgcaaaaccaacaaaaaacgGACCAATACCAAACGAACGGCTGGAATGACCAATAAAATGGCCGAAATTTCCATCGCCCGGTCCACGGAGAGCGAGAGTCGGGAACCCGCCTTTATCCTCATTTCGAAAACCAGCGATTCTAAGCCGGCAGTTAGAAACGTGCCCGTTCAAAGGGCAACAAATACGAAGAAAACGACAAAAAGGAAGaacaataaaaacagtaaaaataagaCTAAGGCCACAACTGGGGCCAAAAAGCCGGGCCCTAAAGCCCGGGCCACGCTTTTCGGCCTGAGCTCGATCAAGCGAGACGGCGACGTTAGTGTGAACATGATGCCAGACCACACCACTGTTAAGACAAATTTTATCCTCGGGCCCCTAACGCTTCGAGTTGAGCGCGAG ATGGCCAAAGGGGCCAAACGTGAAGTCAAGAGTGCCACGGCCACGACTGCGGAAATGCACGGCCGACTGAACCTTAGGATAGTGCACGGAGGGGCTGCCACGCTCCACTCGATCCGGGTCCTCCAGCCTAAACAA GTCCGGGTGGAAAGTCTCGACGATCATGATAAGACCAAGGAGTTCATGTGGCGGAAAAGCCCACATATAGCCTCGCTAGTGTCGCAGAAGTTGGTCTCAGCGGCTCGGTCGATGCTCAAGCCGCCACCGGCAGCGTAG
- the LOC661943 gene encoding surface protein isoform X1: MRLYLFGALLCLALAQCLCNPIVTREGKSEQSVQTEGIKKEETTGVTSVEGPTTEAPKKLKETGRQSSDDDDDDDDDDDDLGLDIGDDDDDDDDADDDDDDDDYFDRFFDDILGGDDDDDDDDDDDTVAEDAPAPAPAEPVVAAASEQAAEEVAEEDTLEEHSAGDLENETNGTAVEAPDSETFVDKNPTESSEPVVVEEVPANDAEDDDDDDDDDDDDDDGDALEGLTDDDDDDDDDDDTDDDDDDDDETDLDDVIEAKRSRAMQTPQMPAMYISKYNRFVDNIIGRINKILGKSYDPVRVKLQSNNDAKKKKTTPNKKTNKRKTNKKRTNTKRTAGMTNKMAEISIARSTESESREPAFILISKTSDSKPAVRNVPVQRATNTKKTTKRKNNKNSKNKTKATTGAKKPGPKARATLFGLSSIKRDGDVSVNMMPDHTTVKTNFILGPLTLRVEREMAKGAKREVKSATATTAEMHGRLNLRIVHGGAATLHSIRVLQPKQVRVESLDDHDKTKEFMWRKSPHIASLVSQKLVSAARSMLKPPPAA, translated from the exons ATGCGGTTATACCTCTTCGGAGCGCTGCTATGCCTGGCCTTGGCCCAGTGCCTTTGCAACCCTATAGTGACACGTGAGGGGAAATCAGAACAGTCGGTCCAGACTGAAGGGATTAAAAAGGAGGAAACGACTGGTGTTACGAGTGTTGAGGGCCCAACCACCGAAGCCCCGAAGAAGTTGAAAGAGACTGGTCGCCAGTCGTCCGAtgacgacgacgatgatgacgacgacgacgacgatTTGGGCCTAGACATCGGCgacgacgacgatgatgacgacGACGCCGatgacgacgacgacgacgatGACTATTTCGACCGGTTCTTTGACGATATTCTCGGAG GTGACGATGATGATGACGACGACGATGACGACGACACCGTGGCCGAGGACGCGCCCGCGCCCGCTCCCGCCGAGCCCGTGGTTGCCGCAGCCAGCGAGCAAGCCGCCGAAGAGGTGGCCGAAGAGGACACTCTGGAGGAGCACTCCGCTGGGGATTTGGAAAACGAGACTAACGGTACGGCTGTTGAGGCCCCTGACAGTGAGACTTTCGTCGACAAAAACCCGACTGAAAGCAGCGAACCCGTCGTTGTCGAGGAGGTGCCAGCGAATGACGCTGAGGACgacgacgacgatgatgacgacgacgacgatgatgacgatgGCGACGCCCTCGAAGGCCTGACTGACGACGatgacgacgacgacgacgacgatGATACTGACGACGATGACGATGACGATGACGAGACTGATCTCGACGATGTCATTGAAGCCAAACGATCAC GTGCCATGCAAACCCCGCAAATGCCCGCCATGTACATTTCAAAGTACAACAGATTCGTCGATAACATAATCGGCCGTATTAACAAAATCCTCGGCAAGTCGTACGACCCCGTCCGTGTGAAACTCCAGTCAAACAACGACgccaaaaagaagaaaaccaCGCCGAACAAGAAGACCAACAAACgcaaaaccaacaaaaaacgGACCAATACCAAACGAACGGCTGGAATGACCAATAAAATGGCCGAAATTTCCATCGCCCGGTCCACGGAGAGCGAGAGTCGGGAACCCGCCTTTATCCTCATTTCGAAAACCAGCGATTCTAAGCCGGCAGTTAGAAACGTGCCCGTTCAAAGGGCAACAAATACGAAGAAAACGACAAAAAGGAAGaacaataaaaacagtaaaaataagaCTAAGGCCACAACTGGGGCCAAAAAGCCGGGCCCTAAAGCCCGGGCCACGCTTTTCGGCCTGAGCTCGATCAAGCGAGACGGCGACGTTAGTGTGAACATGATGCCAGACCACACCACTGTTAAGACAAATTTTATCCTCGGGCCCCTAACGCTTCGAGTTGAGCGCGAG ATGGCCAAAGGGGCCAAACGTGAAGTCAAGAGTGCCACGGCCACGACTGCGGAAATGCACGGCCGACTGAACCTTAGGATAGTGCACGGAGGGGCTGCCACGCTCCACTCGATCCGGGTCCTCCAGCCTAAACAA GTCCGGGTGGAAAGTCTCGACGATCATGATAAGACCAAGGAGTTCATGTGGCGGAAAAGCCCACATATAGCCTCGCTAGTGTCGCAGAAGTTGGTCTCAGCGGCTCGGTCGATGCTCAAGCCGCCACCGGCAGCGTAG
- the Amun gene encoding uncharacterized protein Amun isoform X2, which produces MASAKDTATFFTHGTHTQFEQVLKLYPTALKLKAERRAKKPEELLKLDNWYQNELPKKIKSRGKDAHIIHEELVQLMKWKQCRGKYYPQISYLVKVNTPRAVMAETKKAFRKLPNLEQAITALSNLKGVGTTMASALLAAACPESAPFMADECLLAIPDFEGIDYTTKEYLKFVSHINAVADRLNKAAKENNRPDAIVWSPHKVELALWTHYVVSDIQPELLSKNGNSIPPAIVHQNGDSLDTTTSEESNQGLANGKSATLIDEDTNTSFADNSSPASIEAEETNDSVVSDSTNDSMAPEIKRALEEDDSNSMEAPNKKLREDVRDK; this is translated from the exons ATGGCCTCCGCTAAAGACACGGCGACGTTCTTCACGCACGGTACTCACACGCAGTTCGAACAGGTCCTCAAACTCTACCCCACAGCCCTCAAACTCAAGGCGGAACGCAGGGCCAAGAAGCCGGAGGAGCTCCTCAAATTGGACAATTG GTATCAGAATGAACtccccaaaaaaataaaaagcaggGGCAAGGACGCCCACATAATCCACGAAGAGCTCGTCCAGTTGATGAAATGGAAACAATGTCGTGGCAAATACTACCCCCAAATCTCCTACTTAGTAAAAGTAAACACACCAAGAGCCGTCATGGCAGAGACCAAAAAAGCATTCAGGAAACTTCCAAATCTCGAACAAGCCATCACCGCCTTATCAAATTTAAAAGGTGTAGGCACAACGATGGCTTCAG CACTGTTAGCGGCAGCGTGTCCAGAAAGCGCCCCTTTCATGGCCGATGAGTGTCTACTGGCGATCCCGGATTTCGAAGGCATCGATTATACCACAAAGGAGTACCTGAAGTTCGTCAGTCACATCAACGCGGTGGCAGATAGACTGAATAAGGCCGCAAAGGAAAATAACAGGCCGGACGCTATCGTTTGGTCGCCCCATAAAGTCGAGCTGGCGCTGTGGACACATTATGTTGTTTCAGACATACAGCCGGAGTTGCTCTCTA AAAATGGGAACTCGATCCCGCCGGCGATCGTGCACCAAAACGGCGACTCCCTCGACACCACCACGTCCGAAGAGAGCAACCAAGGCCTGGCGAACGGAAAATCAGCAACGCTGATCGACGAGGACACCAACACCTCGTTTGCGGACAACAGCAGCCCTGCCTCCATAGAAGCCGAAGAGACGAACGATTCGGTGGTCTCGGATTCGACAAATGATTCGATGGCTCCTGAAATCAAACGAGCCCTTGAAGAGGACGATTCCAACTCGATGGAGGCCCCCAACAAAAAACTCAGGGAGGACGTACGAGATAAGTGA
- the Amun gene encoding uncharacterized protein Amun isoform X1: MASAKDTATFFTHGTHTQFEQVLKLYPTALKLKAERRAKKPEELLKLDNWYQNELPKKIKSRGKDAHIIHEELVQLMKWKQCRGKYYPQISYLVKVNTPRAVMAETKKAFRKLPNLEQAITALSNLKGVGTTMASALLAAACPESAPFMADECLLAIPDFEGIDYTTKEYLKFVSHINAVADRLNKAAKENNRPDAIVWSPHKVELALWTHYVVSDIQPELLSTVLLENGNSIPPAIVHQNGDSLDTTTSEESNQGLANGKSATLIDEDTNTSFADNSSPASIEAEETNDSVVSDSTNDSMAPEIKRALEEDDSNSMEAPNKKLREDVRDK, translated from the exons ATGGCCTCCGCTAAAGACACGGCGACGTTCTTCACGCACGGTACTCACACGCAGTTCGAACAGGTCCTCAAACTCTACCCCACAGCCCTCAAACTCAAGGCGGAACGCAGGGCCAAGAAGCCGGAGGAGCTCCTCAAATTGGACAATTG GTATCAGAATGAACtccccaaaaaaataaaaagcaggGGCAAGGACGCCCACATAATCCACGAAGAGCTCGTCCAGTTGATGAAATGGAAACAATGTCGTGGCAAATACTACCCCCAAATCTCCTACTTAGTAAAAGTAAACACACCAAGAGCCGTCATGGCAGAGACCAAAAAAGCATTCAGGAAACTTCCAAATCTCGAACAAGCCATCACCGCCTTATCAAATTTAAAAGGTGTAGGCACAACGATGGCTTCAG CACTGTTAGCGGCAGCGTGTCCAGAAAGCGCCCCTTTCATGGCCGATGAGTGTCTACTGGCGATCCCGGATTTCGAAGGCATCGATTATACCACAAAGGAGTACCTGAAGTTCGTCAGTCACATCAACGCGGTGGCAGATAGACTGAATAAGGCCGCAAAGGAAAATAACAGGCCGGACGCTATCGTTTGGTCGCCCCATAAAGTCGAGCTGGCGCTGTGGACACATTATGTTGTTTCAGACATACAGCCGGAGTTGCTCTCTA CTGTACTTTTAGAAAATGGGAACTCGATCCCGCCGGCGATCGTGCACCAAAACGGCGACTCCCTCGACACCACCACGTCCGAAGAGAGCAACCAAGGCCTGGCGAACGGAAAATCAGCAACGCTGATCGACGAGGACACCAACACCTCGTTTGCGGACAACAGCAGCCCTGCCTCCATAGAAGCCGAAGAGACGAACGATTCGGTGGTCTCGGATTCGACAAATGATTCGATGGCTCCTGAAATCAAACGAGCCCTTGAAGAGGACGATTCCAACTCGATGGAGGCCCCCAACAAAAAACTCAGGGAGGACGTACGAGATAAGTGA
- the asun gene encoding protein asunder, whose amino-acid sequence MSFSITNKLFPSNHKTVFVLDHTPYFGISCESPIELEFLKARTPGFIPMTPICKSLWTSSVESAIEYCRIVWDLFPQGKLVRFIASDTVAHILNTWSPSQQNLSHVMNAMSLIGVPPPHAINRNLEYTVLHGLRAAIEALSDCTDIQVKKSQNQTFGDVQTKLINRCRVICITSARDNDSMKRLEEIFLSVLQQQNKVAAGSDRLLTIDHCHLVIINTFPVNIESQVNNHPPKNLSTILTTEVHSIKAPLISNKLSTLILEHYNLASTTVTGIPMKEEQNASSSANYDVEIYHASSAHTAILKGNALDSAAIRTIKDGLEYETVTLKWCTPRGCSGSELQNCTGMFRITPVDVNSRPSLCLINFLLNGRSVMLEMPRKAGGKITSHLLASHGGEIFIHTLCTARSVLEDPPSISEGCGGRVTDYRITDFGLLIKQNTLVPIKAGFVDEGNRPIQKMKTRLNRHTKYWPLTISSTLIFNLKGYIDPLPSIITKEKITEEEVYQCRRIIFNLISLESKNESLYSLNAGQRVKGQKREDQYKAMWNELETLLKKNLHTADHRSVYNCLLECHKFNFEEEKLSDKVELDEALRELDHIGPSKSDSDAPRASVIRATTDSPMSPPPLTSINPPVAKSGTSRSGGIYSAPRTLLDIFTSQEKVKSRPEFSGRLAGGAVAKLYANHKYADSGSRGESMEVE is encoded by the exons atgtcattttcaaTAACAAATAAGTTGTTTCCGTCGAACCACAAGACGGTTTTTGTGCTAGACCACACGCCCTATTTCGGTATATCATGCGAAAGCCCCATAGAGCTCGAGTTTTTGAAAGCCAGGACTCCCGGCTTTATCCCCATGACCCCCATTTGCAAGTCGCTGTGGACCTCCAGCGTTGAGTCGGCTATCGAGTATTGCAGGATAGTCTGGGACCTGTTCCCGCAAGGGAAATTG GTTAGGTTCATTGCTAGCGACACTGTTGCTCATATTTTGAATACATGGAGCCCCTCGCAGCAGAATCTGAGCCACGTTATGAACGCGATGTCGCTAATTGGGGTTCCGCCCCCTCATGCCATCAATCGCAACTTGGAATATACCGTTTTGCACGGCTTGAGGGCCGCGATTGAAGCCCTCAGTGACTGCACGGACATCCAAGTGAAAAAGAGCCAAAATCAAACTTTTGGCGACGTGCAAACGAAACTAATAAATCGGTGCAGAGTGATTTGCATCACTTCGGCACGTGACAATGACAGTATGAAGCGATTGgaggaaatttttttgagtgtcttgcaacaacaaaacaaagttGCCGCAGGATCTGACAG ATTATTGACAATTGACCATTGCCACCTTGTCATAATCAACACTTTCCCGGTCAATATCGAGTCACAAGTCAATAATCACCCCCCAAAAAAT ttgtcaACAATTTTGACAACGGAGGTTCACTCAATCAAAGCCCCCTTGATCTCGAACAAACTCTCCACTCTTATTTTGGAGCACTATAACTTGGCTAGTACCACAGTTACGGGGATTCCCATGAAAGAGGAGCAAAATGCGAGTTCCTCGGCCAACTACGACGTGGAGATTTACCACGCGAGCTCCGCTCACACCGCCATCCTCAAGGGCAATGCCCTGGATTCGGCCGCCATTCGCACCATCAAAGACGGCCTGGAGTACGAAACGGTCACCTTAAAGTGGTGTACGCCGCGTGGGTGTTCCGGGTCCGAGCTCCAAAATTGCACCGGAATGTTCCGGATCACTCCGGTCGATGTCAATTCCAGGCCGTCCCTTTGCCTTATCAATTTCCTCCTGAACGGGAGGTCAGTCATGCTGGAAATGCCGCGGAAGGCGGGAGGGAAAATCACGAGTCATTTGTTGGCCTCCCATGGGGGCGAAATTTTCATCCACACTTTGTGCACGGCAAGGTCGGTCCTGGAGGACCCCCCGAGCATTTCCGAAGGGTGTGGCGGGAGAGTTACCGACTATAGGATCACTGACTTTGGGTTGTTGATCAAACAGAACACCTTGGTGCCGATCAAGGCCGGGTTTGTGGACGAGGGGAATAGGCCGATTCAGAAGATGAAGACGAGGCTGAATAGGCACACGAAGTATTGGCCCTTGACGATTAGCTCAACTTTGATTTTTAACTTGAAAGGG TACATTGATCCTCTTCCGTCGATTATaacgaaagaaaaaatcacGGAAGAGGAAGTGTACCAGTGCAGAcgcattattttcaatctGATATCGCTTGAGAGCAAAAACGAGTCGTTGTACTCGTTGAACGCGGGTCAAAGGGTGAAGGGCCAAAAAAGGGAGGACCAGTATAAGGCCATGTGGAACGAACTGGAGACACTCCTTAAGAAAAATCTGCACACAGCAGACCACAGGAGCGTTTACAACTGTCTTTTAGAGTGTCACAAATTCAATTTCGAGGAGGAAAAACTTTCAGATAAAGTCGAACTAGATGAAGCTTTACGCGAATTGGATCACATAG GACCGTCGAAATCCGACTCTGACGCCCCCCGAGCTTCGGTTATCCGCGCCACTACAGACTCGCCAATGTCGCCCCCACCACTCACCAGTATTAACCCTCCCGTGGCCAAATCGGGCACTAGCAGGTCTGGGGGCATTTATTCAGCCCCCCGAACTCTGCTCGATATCTTCACATCGCAGGAGAAGGTGAAGTCACGGCCGGAGTTCAGCGGGAGGCTGGCAGGTGGCGCTGTTGCAAAACTGTACGCCAATCACAAGTATGCCGATTCGGGGTCTAGAGGGGAGAGTATGGaagttgaataa